Proteins from one Flammeovirgaceae bacterium genomic window:
- a CDS encoding PAS domain-containing protein: MILKGFRLNIVVRVVVATALAWMLSYVLTNKEWFFTPLVLALLLAISIWSLVYYIEKTNKDLTYFILSIKQSGFTASFPTGKKGKTFKRLSQAFNDVIEEFRKVDLQREAHYQYLQTLTENIQAGIISVDHLGEVALANPAALQLLGVARLRNIKGIEKINGRLYQAMVGLKPGQRQLLRVVIGQKEASLSIQAKELVMNGASYKIILVQDLRQEMEEQEVDAWQKLIRVLTHEIMNSVTPIVALTEAVNTMLVGPDGERRALEKLDNDDREDLFGSLQTIEKRSRGLLRFVNAYKDYTKTPELTMARVDITGLLHQAINLLAPGVEGHHIMLDKTGIGQGLTAQADPAWLEQVLINVLKNAIDALEGREGAAIKVTASTKGQRMYIAVSDNGPGMGKETLDKIFIPFFTTKKNGTGIGLGLSRQIMKLHRGSLTVASEAGKGTTVVMEW; encoded by the coding sequence TTGATACTTAAGGGCTTCCGGTTGAACATTGTGGTGAGGGTGGTGGTGGCCACTGCCCTGGCGTGGATGCTTTCATACGTATTGACCAACAAGGAATGGTTCTTCACGCCTTTGGTCCTGGCGCTCTTATTGGCCATTTCCATTTGGAGCCTGGTCTATTACATTGAAAAGACCAACAAAGACCTCACGTACTTTATACTCTCCATCAAGCAAAGCGGGTTTACCGCATCTTTTCCCACAGGGAAAAAAGGGAAAACCTTCAAAAGGCTGTCGCAGGCTTTTAACGATGTGATAGAAGAATTTAGGAAAGTGGACCTGCAACGGGAAGCCCACTACCAATACCTGCAGACCCTTACGGAAAACATCCAGGCGGGGATAATAAGCGTGGACCATTTGGGGGAAGTGGCACTGGCCAACCCGGCCGCGCTGCAACTGCTGGGCGTGGCCCGGCTGCGCAACATCAAGGGCATTGAAAAAATCAACGGCAGGCTATACCAGGCGATGGTTGGGTTAAAGCCCGGCCAGCGGCAATTGCTAAGGGTGGTCATTGGCCAAAAGGAGGCCAGCCTTTCCATCCAGGCCAAGGAGTTGGTCATGAACGGGGCCTCCTATAAAATCATACTGGTGCAGGACCTGCGCCAGGAAATGGAGGAGCAGGAGGTGGACGCCTGGCAAAAGTTGATCAGGGTGCTTACCCATGAGATCATGAATTCCGTCACCCCCATTGTAGCGCTCACAGAGGCGGTAAACACCATGCTGGTAGGGCCTGACGGGGAGAGGAGGGCATTGGAAAAGCTGGACAACGATGACAGGGAAGACCTTTTTGGAAGCCTCCAAACGATTGAAAAAAGGTCGAGGGGGCTGTTGCGGTTTGTAAACGCCTACAAGGATTACACCAAAACCCCGGAGCTGACGATGGCCAGGGTGGACATCACCGGCCTGTTGCACCAGGCCATCAACCTGCTCGCCCCGGGCGTTGAAGGGCACCATATAATGTTGGACAAAACGGGGATAGGGCAGGGTTTGACGGCACAGGCCGACCCGGCCTGGCTGGAGCAGGTCCTGATCAATGTTTTAAAAAATGCAATAGATGCCCTGGAGGGAAGGGAAGGTGCTGCGATAAAAGTCACGGCATCCACAAAAGGCCAAAGGATGTACATCGCGGTCAGCGACAATGGCCCGGGCATGGGCAAGGAAACGTTGGACAAAATTTTTATCCCATTTTTCACCACCAAAAAAAACGGCACCGGCATAGGGCTGGGCCTTTCCAGGCAGATTATGAAATTGCACCGCGGAAGTTTGACCGTGGCCAGCGAAGCGGGCAAGGGCACCACGGTGGTGATGGAATGGTGA
- a CDS encoding ABC transporter permease — protein MLKSYLLITLRNLLKNRAYTLINVLGLTVGIASVMMIFLYVQDETGYDRYDPATANIYRIYWQSGNPQTRTPHPMAQALAKDFPEVVSAVSLSPIWGPGLTRQTFSVRNLEKDIQYNEKDILAADSTFFDVFPLKILKGNRKTVLRTPGRIMLSESAARKYFGNEDPVGKFLAFNGDENLIEIEGVYEDFPRQSHFHASALASYVHMKAEDPGSAYYTWADFGHFNYIKLRPDADPKKLESQLLTWANQYINASDEDIRNTIKNKEGFRLQNIRDIHLTSHLRWELEPNGNIEYVYILAAAALIILVIASINFMNLTTAKSAGRAREIGVRRTLGAVKAQLSFQFIGESLLVALFSMVLAGLALEMSLPYFNYLSGKSLQMDLLHNPILLATLLGIGLATGIVSGLYPSVALSSLNPALVLKGKFVAGKKGGLFPRLLVVFQFSMAIILISGTVVILDQLNFIQTKNLGFTKDATLLVPLRARELRRNFETLQNELKRIPGVAQVGATSNVPGSQFNQNPIYTLADPQNRVEASQMYVDYDLINTLGLSVVEGRGFDRLFPGDTANAYIVNEEAVRELRLSHPVGKEIVLEEDEDLNRGTIIGVVKDFNFQSLHQRVRPVIIQRLPYYNTVLIRLNADDVPQTIARISSVWKKFDDTFGFEYSFLDDNINAQYVSENKMGQVFALFAGIAIIISCMGLFGLASLNFAQRKREVGIRKVFGAPLVRLLANLVKDYSKLIALSTVLAVPLAWWIMSNWLSNFVFKVDMNIWTFLFTGLGTLLLAWATIGYLTIRTASLNPVDTLKEE, from the coding sequence ATGCTAAAAAGCTACTTGTTGATAACGCTGAGGAACCTGCTCAAGAACAGGGCCTACACCCTGATCAACGTGCTAGGCCTCACCGTGGGCATTGCCTCGGTGATGATGATTTTCCTGTATGTGCAGGACGAAACCGGCTACGACCGCTACGACCCTGCCACTGCCAATATCTATCGCATTTACTGGCAATCGGGCAACCCCCAAACCAGGACCCCGCACCCCATGGCGCAGGCCCTGGCAAAAGATTTTCCCGAGGTGGTCAGTGCGGTTTCCCTTTCCCCCATTTGGGGGCCGGGGCTCACCCGGCAGACGTTTTCGGTGCGCAACCTAGAAAAGGACATTCAGTACAACGAAAAGGACATCCTTGCGGCAGACAGCACTTTCTTTGACGTCTTTCCCCTTAAAATACTCAAGGGAAACAGGAAAACCGTGCTCCGCACCCCGGGCAGGATCATGTTATCGGAATCGGCCGCCCGAAAATATTTCGGCAACGAAGACCCCGTAGGAAAGTTCCTGGCCTTCAATGGCGATGAAAACCTCATTGAAATTGAAGGCGTTTATGAAGACTTCCCGCGGCAGTCGCACTTTCATGCATCGGCCCTGGCCAGCTACGTGCACATGAAGGCCGAAGACCCGGGCAGTGCCTATTATACCTGGGCGGATTTCGGCCATTTCAATTACATAAAGCTTAGGCCCGATGCAGACCCCAAAAAACTGGAAAGCCAGCTCCTTACCTGGGCAAACCAATACATCAATGCCAGCGATGAAGACATTCGCAACACCATCAAAAACAAAGAAGGGTTCCGGCTTCAAAATATAAGGGACATCCACCTCACCAGCCACCTCCGGTGGGAACTGGAGCCCAACGGCAACATCGAATATGTGTACATCCTGGCCGCGGCCGCCCTGATCATCCTTGTCATTGCCTCCATTAATTTCATGAACCTCACCACGGCAAAGTCGGCAGGGCGTGCCCGGGAAATCGGGGTGCGCAGGACCCTGGGCGCGGTAAAAGCCCAATTGTCTTTCCAGTTTATCGGGGAGTCCCTTTTGGTGGCCTTATTTTCAATGGTGTTGGCCGGCCTGGCCCTGGAAATGTCGCTGCCGTACTTCAATTATTTGAGCGGCAAATCACTGCAAATGGATTTGCTGCACAACCCTATTTTATTGGCCACCCTGCTGGGCATCGGCTTGGCCACGGGCATTGTATCGGGGCTTTATCCTTCGGTGGCCTTGTCATCCCTCAACCCGGCCCTGGTGCTCAAGGGAAAATTTGTTGCCGGCAAAAAAGGGGGCCTGTTCCCCAGGCTACTGGTGGTCTTCCAATTTTCAATGGCCATTATTTTGATTTCGGGAACGGTCGTCATCCTCGACCAACTCAATTTTATCCAAACCAAAAACCTGGGCTTCACCAAAGATGCCACGTTGCTGGTCCCCCTCCGGGCCCGGGAACTGAGGAGGAATTTCGAAACCTTGCAAAACGAATTAAAGCGCATACCAGGGGTCGCCCAGGTGGGCGCCACGTCCAATGTGCCCGGTTCGCAATTCAATCAAAACCCGATATACACCCTGGCCGATCCGCAAAACCGTGTCGAGGCCTCCCAAATGTACGTTGATTACGACCTGATCAATACCCTGGGGCTCAGCGTGGTGGAAGGAAGGGGCTTTGACCGTTTGTTCCCGGGGGATACGGCCAACGCCTACATTGTGAACGAGGAGGCCGTTCGTGAACTCCGGCTTTCCCACCCCGTAGGGAAGGAGATCGTGCTGGAAGAAGATGAAGACCTCAACCGGGGGACCATCATAGGCGTTGTAAAAGACTTCAATTTCCAGTCGCTCCACCAGCGTGTGCGCCCGGTGATCATACAGCGGTTGCCCTACTACAATACCGTGCTCATTAGGTTGAATGCGGACGATGTGCCGCAAACCATTGCGCGCATCTCGTCCGTTTGGAAAAAATTCGATGACACCTTTGGGTTTGAGTACTCTTTCCTGGATGACAATATCAATGCACAATATGTTTCAGAAAACAAAATGGGGCAGGTGTTCGCCCTGTTTGCCGGCATTGCCATCATCATATCGTGCATGGGACTGTTTGGACTGGCTTCCCTCAATTTTGCCCAGCGCAAAAGGGAAGTGGGCATTCGAAAGGTTTTTGGGGCGCCCCTGGTGCGCCTACTGGCCAACCTGGTAAAAGACTATTCAAAACTGATCGCCCTCTCCACCGTGCTGGCCGTGCCCCTGGCCTGGTGGATCATGAGCAACTGGCTCAGCAATTTTGTGTTCAAAGTAGACATGAACATCTGGACATTCCTGTTCACCGGGCTGGGCACGTTGCTGCTCGCCTGGGCCACCATCGGCTACCTGACCATCCGCACCGCTTCGCTAAACCCCGTTGACACACTCAAAGAAGAGTAG
- a CDS encoding toxin-antitoxin system YwqK family antitoxin translates to MRLIVFLFLSAMVSCSPGPGNTVAEVPQEGIPAGAGQEQFADTPSLTGFTLKDASGNLSQSGMVEDGMPVGNWAEYYPNGLVKSVTPYVKGKKEGLAIEINSSGQLEKRMMYHNGQLNGEYKEFRYTTLKEERHYQNGKLEGIVKVYYDNGKIMEEGAYQNGTRHGVSKWYDQEGNVTIEYEYKNGELIKK, encoded by the coding sequence ATGAGATTGATTGTATTCCTTTTTCTGTCCGCAATGGTTTCTTGTTCACCTGGCCCCGGCAACACGGTGGCCGAAGTGCCGCAAGAGGGGATACCGGCCGGGGCAGGCCAGGAGCAGTTTGCCGACACGCCCTCCCTTACCGGTTTTACCCTGAAGGACGCCAGCGGCAACCTTTCACAATCAGGAATGGTGGAGGATGGAATGCCCGTGGGCAACTGGGCGGAATATTACCCCAATGGACTGGTGAAGTCCGTGACCCCGTATGTAAAGGGGAAAAAGGAGGGGCTGGCCATCGAAATAAACAGCAGCGGGCAACTCGAAAAAAGGATGATGTACCACAATGGCCAACTCAATGGCGAATACAAGGAATTTCGGTACACTACCCTAAAGGAAGAGCGCCACTACCAAAACGGGAAGTTGGAGGGCATAGTAAAAGTATACTATGACAACGGCAAGATAATGGAGGAGGGGGCCTATCAAAACGGTACCCGCCACGGGGTGTCCAAATGGTATGACCAGGAAGGCAACGTGACTATTGAATACGAGTACAAAAATGGCGAATTGATAAAAAAATAG
- a CDS encoding sigma-54-dependent Fis family transcriptional regulator: MKTPAHILVVDDDPDIVQSARVVLRQHFARVSVASNPQRLPFLINTERPDVVLLDMNFTADVTKGSEGLFWLQKILADHPSLSVIMVTAFGDVKLAVEAMKIGAVDFVVKPWENEKLIATVNSAYQLSRTKQEVAKLKRHQTRMAEVYAQEGPSIIGDSKGMKKVFSMIERVAATDANVLLLGENGTGKELVAKAIHLQSHRCGGPFIKVDVGAIPEGLFESELFGHVKGAFTDARHDRIGRFELASGGTLFLDEVGNLPLPLQSKLLTALQNRVIVPVGSNRHVPIDIRLVSATNADIKELVARERFREDLLYRINTVEVSIPPLRGRLEDIPLLLDHFCSLYNRKYNKSLEVEVEALQALSNYPWPGNVREFQHAVERAVILCEGKRITAADFQLPGHRGIPAGDMVNLSNIERKAIADAIGKNNGNLSKAARELGLGRTTLYRKIEKYGL, translated from the coding sequence ATGAAAACCCCTGCCCATATCCTTGTGGTGGATGACGACCCCGACATTGTGCAGAGTGCCCGCGTGGTGCTGCGCCAGCATTTTGCCCGTGTGAGCGTGGCCTCCAACCCGCAACGGCTGCCATTTTTGATCAACACGGAGCGTCCCGATGTGGTGCTGCTGGACATGAACTTTACCGCGGACGTGACGAAGGGGAGCGAAGGGCTATTCTGGCTACAAAAAATACTGGCCGATCATCCATCACTAAGCGTAATTATGGTAACGGCTTTTGGGGACGTAAAGCTTGCCGTGGAGGCCATGAAAATCGGGGCTGTTGATTTTGTGGTGAAGCCATGGGAAAATGAAAAACTCATTGCCACGGTAAACTCGGCCTACCAACTTTCCCGGACCAAACAGGAGGTGGCCAAACTCAAAAGGCACCAAACCCGGATGGCGGAAGTATATGCCCAGGAGGGCCCTTCCATTATTGGGGATTCAAAGGGAATGAAAAAAGTGTTTTCGATGATTGAACGCGTGGCCGCCACGGACGCCAATGTGTTATTGCTGGGCGAAAACGGAACAGGAAAAGAGCTTGTGGCAAAGGCCATTCACCTGCAATCGCACCGGTGCGGGGGCCCCTTTATAAAGGTGGACGTGGGGGCCATACCCGAAGGCTTGTTTGAGTCCGAATTGTTTGGCCATGTGAAGGGCGCCTTTACCGATGCCCGGCACGACCGCATCGGACGGTTTGAATTGGCATCGGGGGGCACATTGTTTTTGGACGAGGTCGGCAACCTGCCCCTGCCCTTGCAAAGCAAACTGCTTACGGCCTTGCAGAACAGGGTCATCGTCCCGGTGGGATCAAACCGGCACGTGCCCATTGACATCCGGTTGGTATCGGCAACAAATGCCGACATTAAGGAATTGGTGGCCAGGGAAAGGTTTAGGGAAGACCTGCTGTACAGGATCAATACGGTGGAGGTCTCCATCCCCCCTTTGCGCGGGCGCCTGGAGGATATTCCCTTGCTGCTTGACCATTTTTGTTCCCTCTACAACCGGAAGTACAACAAGTCCCTTGAGGTGGAAGTGGAGGCCCTGCAAGCCTTGTCAAACTATCCCTGGCCGGGGAACGTTCGCGAGTTTCAACACGCGGTGGAGCGGGCGGTGATCCTGTGCGAAGGCAAGCGGATAACGGCCGCGGATTTTCAGCTGCCCGGCCACCGCGGTATCCCCGCTGGGGACATGGTGAACCTCAGCAACATCGAAAGGAAGGCAATTGCGGATGCCATCGGAAAAAACAATGGCAACCTCAGCAAGGCAGCCAGGGAACTGGGGCTGGGCAGGACCACCCTTTACAGAAAAATAGAAAAATATGGCTTGTAG
- a CDS encoding 4-hydroxy-3-methylbut-2-enyl diphosphate reductase, translating into MKKFDIPAYYRSSITGRVKESRRNMDMRKQDFSPASLDFGPVVFYIARHFGFCYGVENAIEISYKALEENPGKNVFLLSQMIHNQEVNNDLQSRGIRFIMDTDGTQLIPWGHLAPDDVVIVPAFGTTLEIEHRLLDMGIEVHKYNTTCPFVEKVWNRASRLGKDDYTVIIHGKPRHEETRATFSHSSRDGASVIVKDMEEAMLLGGYITGKKNPEGFKAEFAGKYSKGFDPAVHLQKVGVVNQTTMLATETQAIADYFKKIMVEKYGPGQVKAHFADTRDTLCYATNDNQDSTYELLKTDADLAVVVGGYNSSNTSHIVELCERNFPTYFINSEEELKSKGEIVHWNHHEKEKQATSNYLPEKDKVKIVLTSGASCPDTLVDRVMLRLLEFFPTHKPVDEILEEF; encoded by the coding sequence ATAAAAAAATTTGACATCCCTGCTTACTACCGCTCGTCCATTACCGGGAGGGTAAAAGAATCGAGGCGGAACATGGACATGCGAAAGCAAGACTTCTCCCCGGCAAGCCTTGACTTTGGCCCCGTGGTGTTTTATATCGCCCGCCACTTTGGCTTTTGCTATGGGGTAGAGAATGCCATTGAGATCAGCTACAAGGCGTTGGAGGAGAACCCGGGAAAGAACGTGTTCCTCCTGAGCCAGATGATCCACAACCAGGAGGTGAACAACGACCTGCAAAGCAGGGGCATCCGGTTTATCATGGACACGGACGGCACCCAGCTCATTCCCTGGGGCCACCTTGCCCCGGACGATGTGGTGATCGTGCCGGCATTCGGCACCACCCTGGAGATTGAACACCGCCTGCTGGACATGGGCATTGAAGTGCATAAGTACAACACCACGTGCCCTTTTGTGGAAAAGGTCTGGAACAGGGCAAGCCGCCTGGGCAAAGACGACTACACGGTAATCATCCATGGCAAGCCCAGGCATGAGGAAACCAGGGCCACTTTTTCGCACAGCTCCAGGGACGGGGCCTCCGTTATCGTAAAAGACATGGAAGAGGCCATGTTGCTGGGCGGGTATATCACAGGTAAGAAAAACCCGGAAGGTTTTAAAGCGGAGTTTGCAGGAAAGTATTCCAAGGGGTTTGACCCGGCCGTCCATTTGCAAAAAGTGGGCGTGGTGAACCAAACCACCATGCTGGCCACCGAAACACAGGCCATAGCCGATTACTTCAAAAAAATCATGGTGGAAAAGTATGGGCCAGGCCAGGTCAAGGCACACTTTGCCGACACGCGCGATACTTTGTGCTATGCCACCAACGACAACCAGGACTCGACTTACGAATTGTTAAAAACCGATGCAGACCTGGCCGTGGTGGTGGGAGGGTACAATAGCTCCAACACCTCGCATATAGTGGAGTTGTGCGAGCGGAATTTCCCCACCTATTTCATCAACTCGGAGGAAGAACTTAAATCAAAAGGTGAAATCGTGCACTGGAACCATCATGAAAAGGAAAAGCAGGCGACCAGCAACTACCTCCCGGAAAAGGACAAGGTCAAGATCGTATTGACCAGCGGGGCCTCCTGTCCGGACACCCTTGTGGACAGGGTAATGCTTCGATTGCTTGAATTTTTCCCCACCCACAAGCCTGTGGATGAAATATTGGAGGAATTTTGA
- a CDS encoding Do family serine endopeptidase, translating to MNKFFQLVIAAILGSGITMVANQWYGNDNKNVKIEHIDGVPATSVAYTVNENGEAVPLDFTGTADKVTPAVVYIRSTQERGVYRNSPDPLREFFNGPSPMQRGPAQSSGSGVIINKNGYIVTNNHVVQGADIVEVTLSDNSTYKAEVIGTDPDTDLAVIKVNQKDLPYLSFVDSDQSKVGQWVLAVGNPFNLNSTVTAGIISAKGRNINIINSNTRGENEQLGNTAIESFIQTDAAINPGNSGGALVSLDGGLLGINTAIASPTGAYSGYGFAVPSNIVSKVVEDLIAYGAVQRGWLGVTVQNVTSDLAKQEMLDRNEGAYIVDFAENSAAREAGLQKGDVVVQMDDSEIKSSTALIEYVGQRRPGDKIVIKVDRKGKIVEVPVTLKNKNGELATIRPKEKDAVASLGLSIEKVDQKVLNRLDLKGGVRVSKLENGKLSRYTDMREGFIITHIDDQAVNSVEEANRILKDKKEGDLVTFSGIYEDFPREYIYALRM from the coding sequence ATGAATAAGTTCTTTCAACTTGTGATCGCGGCTATCCTGGGAAGTGGTATCACCATGGTGGCCAACCAATGGTATGGAAACGACAATAAGAATGTTAAGATTGAGCACATTGATGGGGTGCCGGCCACCTCAGTGGCATACACCGTTAACGAAAATGGCGAGGCCGTTCCCCTGGACTTTACGGGCACTGCCGATAAGGTGACACCTGCGGTGGTGTACATACGCTCCACACAGGAAAGGGGCGTGTACCGGAATTCGCCAGACCCCTTGCGGGAATTTTTTAACGGGCCTTCACCGATGCAACGGGGCCCCGCCCAAAGTTCAGGGTCGGGCGTTATCATTAACAAAAATGGGTACATCGTAACCAACAACCATGTGGTGCAGGGTGCCGATATCGTGGAGGTTACGTTGTCTGACAACAGCACCTATAAAGCAGAGGTGATAGGCACGGACCCCGATACGGACCTGGCCGTGATAAAAGTGAACCAAAAGGATTTGCCCTATTTGTCTTTTGTGGATTCAGACCAGTCAAAAGTAGGACAGTGGGTGTTGGCAGTAGGCAACCCCTTCAACCTCAACTCCACCGTTACCGCGGGGATCATTAGCGCAAAAGGCAGGAACATTAATATTATCAATTCAAACACCCGTGGCGAAAACGAGCAATTGGGCAACACCGCCATTGAATCGTTCATTCAAACCGATGCGGCCATTAATCCCGGGAACAGCGGGGGCGCCCTGGTTTCATTGGACGGGGGGTTGTTGGGCATCAATACTGCCATTGCCAGTCCTACCGGGGCATATTCCGGATATGGTTTTGCCGTTCCTTCCAATATCGTGAGCAAAGTGGTGGAAGACCTCATCGCCTACGGGGCCGTGCAGCGTGGATGGCTGGGCGTTACCGTGCAGAATGTGACAAGCGACCTGGCCAAACAGGAAATGCTTGACCGGAACGAAGGGGCTTATATTGTGGATTTTGCTGAAAACAGTGCTGCCCGCGAAGCCGGGTTGCAAAAGGGCGATGTTGTGGTACAAATGGACGACAGCGAAATCAAATCCAGTACGGCATTGATTGAATATGTGGGGCAGAGAAGGCCCGGTGACAAAATTGTCATCAAAGTGGACCGCAAAGGAAAAATAGTAGAGGTGCCCGTGACACTTAAAAACAAGAACGGGGAGTTGGCCACCATCAGGCCCAAGGAAAAAGATGCCGTGGCCTCCCTGGGACTGTCCATTGAAAAGGTGGACCAGAAGGTGTTGAACCGGTTGGACCTGAAGGGTGGCGTCCGGGTAAGCAAGCTTGAAAACGGAAAACTCTCCCGTTATACCGATATGCGCGAGGGCTTTATCATTACCCACATTGACGACCAGGCCGTAAACTCCGTGGAAGAAGCCAACAGGATATTGAAGGACAAAAAAGAGGGTGACCTTGTGACGTTTTCCGGTATTTACGAAGACTTTCCACGGGAATATATTTATGCCCTTAGGATGTAG
- a CDS encoding ABC transporter permease codes for MLANYFKVAIRNILKHRSYSIINIIGLAGSTAITILITFYALSVLSYDQFHKGSDQIYFMYRDRATETGRIPVYDTWFPMAEAAKNDLPGIKSFTRFFQAGQSWVSYGDKRFEQGLTYADSSFFSFFSFPLVAGDRKTLLDGPNSVVISEAVAKKFFGAEDPLGKVLNLGFSNDRTVTGVIGAIPGNSSFTFEVVIPLNTRLVHQFLGENLWGGSFCTSFVRLDDNTSIQSIRQQANVIMKKYVNEAEQGNVLFLPLKDYNNEFTDQKKYAYTLLIVAIGILLISSINFTNLATAQSLMRTTEVGVRKVMGATRPGLVRQFISESLLLTFFALVIGGLLAEMLLPFFGSLIGLDIPINFVENPELIGLLALLGLIIGVLSGSYPSFYISAFKPSEVLKGAQAKKGSMLVRNGLVVLQFSLAIILISAVAIIRQQVGFMRGYDVKFDKDNVVVIPIAVRDFEDRESAISRIVAFKEQLGQLPGVISVTASNGIPGDYPGSFSLFLPQGKEDINPLDYQVADVEEDYFGTYGIKLIAGRNFIPHSQNDRDNSIILNEAAVKDIGWKDPIGKKLLYPMSRRPLEVIGVVEDFNYASLKQRIMPIVHYFGGDSARNYRYISVKLKGEAREATLGQMATTWQAMKFDKAYEYFFPAERMEALYAPEDNLIRILTYATIFAIFVACLGLYALASFTIMLRTKEIAIRKTLGASVPSIVGLFSRSYFALVLASIAVAVPLAWYAMAQWLEGFAFRTSIGWATFAFAGGMALAISFLTVSIHGIRAGLANPVKSLRAE; via the coding sequence ATGCTCGCCAATTATTTCAAAGTTGCCATAAGGAACATACTCAAGCACAGGTCCTATTCCATTATCAATATCATTGGGCTTGCGGGAAGCACTGCCATCACCATCCTCATCACATTTTACGCCCTCAGTGTATTGTCGTACGACCAGTTCCATAAAGGTTCTGACCAAATCTATTTCATGTACCGCGACAGGGCCACGGAAACAGGGCGCATCCCCGTCTACGACACCTGGTTTCCCATGGCGGAGGCGGCAAAAAACGATTTGCCCGGGATAAAAAGTTTCACACGGTTTTTTCAGGCCGGCCAGTCATGGGTAAGCTATGGTGACAAAAGGTTTGAGCAAGGGCTCACCTATGCCGATTCTTCCTTTTTTTCCTTCTTTTCGTTCCCTTTGGTGGCGGGGGACCGCAAAACGCTATTGGACGGCCCCAACTCGGTCGTCATCTCCGAAGCAGTGGCCAAAAAATTTTTTGGTGCGGAGGACCCATTGGGCAAAGTGCTCAACCTGGGGTTTTCCAACGACAGGACGGTGACAGGGGTCATTGGCGCCATTCCGGGAAATTCTTCCTTTACTTTTGAAGTGGTTATCCCCCTTAACACCCGGCTTGTCCACCAGTTCCTGGGCGAAAACCTATGGGGAGGGTCTTTTTGTACTTCCTTTGTCAGGCTGGACGACAACACCAGCATCCAGTCCATCCGGCAGCAGGCCAACGTGATCATGAAGAAATACGTCAATGAAGCCGAACAGGGAAATGTGTTGTTCCTTCCCCTTAAAGACTACAACAATGAATTCACAGACCAGAAAAAGTATGCTTATACTTTGCTTATTGTGGCCATTGGGATATTGCTCATATCTTCCATCAATTTTACCAACCTGGCCACGGCACAATCCCTAATGCGCACGACCGAGGTGGGCGTAAGAAAGGTTATGGGCGCCACCAGGCCTGGTTTGGTCAGGCAATTCATAAGCGAATCCCTCCTGCTCACTTTCTTTGCTTTGGTGATTGGCGGGCTGCTCGCTGAGATGCTCCTGCCCTTCTTTGGTTCATTGATAGGCCTCGATATCCCCATCAATTTTGTTGAAAACCCCGAACTCATTGGGCTCCTTGCCCTGCTAGGGCTAATCATAGGTGTGTTGTCCGGCAGCTATCCCTCTTTTTACATATCCGCTTTCAAGCCCAGCGAGGTGCTTAAAGGGGCACAGGCCAAAAAAGGGAGCATGTTGGTGCGCAACGGCCTTGTGGTGTTGCAGTTTTCCCTGGCCATCATCCTGATAAGCGCGGTGGCCATCATCCGCCAGCAAGTTGGTTTTATGCGCGGGTACGATGTAAAGTTTGACAAAGACAACGTGGTGGTGATCCCTATAGCGGTGCGCGATTTCGAAGACCGGGAAAGTGCCATTTCCCGAATTGTCGCTTTCAAAGAACAGTTGGGCCAGTTGCCGGGGGTAATTTCCGTTACTGCGTCCAATGGCATCCCCGGGGATTACCCGGGAAGTTTTAGCCTATTCCTGCCACAAGGGAAAGAGGACATCAACCCACTCGACTACCAGGTGGCGGACGTGGAGGAGGATTATTTCGGCACCTATGGCATTAAACTAATTGCCGGAAGGAACTTCATCCCCCATTCGCAAAATGACCGCGACAACTCCATCATCCTGAACGAAGCAGCGGTAAAAGATATCGGATGGAAAGACCCTATCGGCAAGAAATTGCTTTACCCAATGTCCAGAAGGCCGTTGGAGGTGATCGGGGTAGTGGAAGATTTTAACTACGCTTCCTTAAAGCAACGCATCATGCCCATAGTGCACTACTTTGGTGGCGATAGTGCACGGAACTACCGGTATATTTCCGTGAAGCTTAAAGGCGAAGCCCGCGAGGCCACCCTGGGGCAAATGGCCACCACCTGGCAAGCCATGAAATTCGACAAGGCATACGAGTATTTTTTCCCTGCCGAGAGGATGGAGGCACTGTATGCCCCTGAGGACAATTTGATAAGGATACTCACCTACGCTACGATCTTTGCCATTTTTGTGGCCTGCCTGGGGTTGTATGCGCTGGCCTCGTTTACCATAATGCTGCGCACAAAAGAAATTGCCATAAGGAAAACCCTGGGCGCGTCCGTGCCCAGCATTGTCGGGTTGTTCTCCCGGTCCTACTTCGCATTGGTATTGGCCTCCATTGCAGTGGCCGTGCCACTGGCCTGGTACGCCATGGCCCAATGGCTGGAGGGTTTTGCTTTTCGCACAAGTATTGGGTGGGCCACCTTTGCCTTTGCAGGAGGCATGGCCCTGGCCATATCATTCCTTACCGTCAGCATCCATGGGATCAGGGCAGGCCTTGCCAATCCAGTAAAATCATTGCGGGCCGAGTAG